From a region of the Chloroflexota bacterium genome:
- a CDS encoding MbtH family NRPS accessory protein produces MQTTDDDTTTYNVVINHEEQYSIWPAERENPLGWSNVGVSGNKQTCLDHIKTVWTDMRPLSLRQALANQSA; encoded by the coding sequence GTGCAAACAACAGATGACGATACAACAACCTATAACGTTGTGATCAATCACGAAGAACAATACTCTATCTGGCCTGCCGAACGCGAAAATCCGCTGGGCTGGAGTAATGTTGGAGTGAGCGGCAATAAACAAACCTGTTTAGATCACATTAAAACAGTTTGGACTGATATGCGGCCATTAAGTTTACGCCAAGCGCTAGCCAATCAATCGGCCTAG
- a CDS encoding amino acid adenylation domain-containing protein: MLEHANLPPATTLVDVLRLNALEAPEQQAYRFLNGQFAPEDLSYAEIDRRARQVAVRLQALNAQGERVLLLNEPGLDYIVSFLGCLYAGAIAVPLYPPKLQQLERHLPRLLAVVANATPRFALVDRQFVSQIERLLAVAPQLQALQWLTCDEEVDAEAWEVPQLDPHSLAFLQYTSGSTGQPKGVMVSHGNLLANLAQIQQRFGHDATSQGVIWLPPYHDMGLIGGILQPLYSRFPVVLMSPVAFLQQPWRWLQAISDYRATTSGGPNFAYELCVRKITPTQRATLDLRSWRVAFNGAEPIRPNVLRQFAETFAEVGFDPAAFYPTYGMAEATLMVSGAHLPRLAQPEPDLISCGTVIDEHELLIVDPTSLEVLPEAAVGEIWLRGTSVAHGYWANAELSKATFAAQPRERHEHFLRTGDLGFLRNGELYINGRLNDLIIIRGQNHYAHDLELSVEQAHPALQPQACAAFSLDVAGVEQLVLMQELRREQRQHDPAPIIAAIRQSLAQTHGLQAYAIVLLRPGQLPRTSSGKLQRYRCRELFLGGELTPIAQTIVASVDHDSLDPQQIKGLPTAEQPAAIASYLQHQFSRQLGFEVDVTLPIQQLGLDSLAAIDLQYQLEQDLGLVVGFGQLLGQQSLLELADALAQQLHEQTLVVPTIAPSAVSFGEQALWALDRLHPNSTAYTIARAWRFEQPLDPAHFAATWASLAERHAALRTNFVEVDGAVQRVVHSTVESLVRLVDASAWDATQLHDYLQAQAKQPFDLANDHLVQVQLIAHPAGQVLLLLAQHTVVDLQSLAVLLHEAQQLYQALVAQRAWQLPPAADYREHVAWQQACLASPAGQAAQRFWQQQTAEGLPTLDLPSDYPRHAQPSQAASYHYLIENNLLNRINEQPQTLLSTLLAGVALLLNRYSQQRQLVLATPTLGRNAASRSGVGYYVNPVLINWQYQPNLANTELLAYTQNQVLAAFEHQAYPFDLVLRSLQYDRHNPPIRVMVVLQQSPLGQALELGGLALGREQTSMHFADYQAQIIELAPNDLQFDITITFAPLEHGLGLRIDYDQGLFAAATITQWNQHLRQTLEFLVSKPQLVGELSLSTPALAPLQAFETGCLSQWFEAQVAKTPDTIALTDGQQHWTYQQLNQQANQLAHYLHDHGIGAGSLVGLYLERSALVVVSILAVLKTGAAYLPIDPMYPAERVQFMLADAEVTLLLADAGLAEFSGTLIDLKQQTWHDQPTTNLEIALDPAQLAYVIYTSGSTGQPKGSLLSHANVTRLFRSSQQHFNFNANDVWTLFHSYAFDFSVWEIWGALLYGGRLVVVPQVLSRNPEDFYALLQRERVTVLNQTPSAFRQLIQVDLQRQANLALRWVIFGGEALDVATLRPWFERHGDSTPCLVNMYGITETTVHVTYRPLSLADLANYSSVIGQPLADLQAVVLDANLQPVPTGVYGELYIAGAGLAMGYLRRPDLTAERFMPHPWSNHAGQRLYKTGDLARWNQQGELEYRGRSDQQVKIRGFRIELGEIQAALLAHPAICEAVVDVAELEVAAPIADAQPSQPTLNELRPFIKTAQRQAPTLEQRLVAYVVASEPAPTISALRRFLRQRLPDYMLPAHLLLLERLPLTSHGKLDRAALPAINQQRPELETIYRAPTTILEQQLASIWSAVLGLSTIGLDDNFFDLGGDSILSIKLRAQAAEQGLHFSLQQLFANPTLAELAPLVEQSSDQAELTAPFSLISAADRQLLPADVEDAYPLARMQAGVIFHCQLEPNTPLYHDIFIYRIRVAFDAALLRQAVQQLIDRHPVLRTSFHMHGFSQPLQLVQRHVAAPLTIEDWRDLDEAAYQTRQAAWIEQEKQRHFNWQTAPLIRFIVQRASDDSCDLVLSFHDTIFDGWSTASLLTELMLRYDGLLNQQPLDPTPPLVQYRDFVAQEQRVLADPQAQAFWRGALADASDTPLPRWPRPAATSAVPDVAVLDVAVLDVPVSAQLSQQLHELARQAHVPVKHVLLAAHMKVISLVTGQREVISGLETNGRLERHDGEKTIGVHLNMLPFRQHLAPMSWLSLIQQVFAAELALMPYRQMPLAELQRERRGLPWFETVFNYTHFHVFEQLQQLKQLEVIGGRGFGQTHFSLLAELNLNTFTGQLQIDLVGNLHELTPEQLTLIGNCYAQVLAAMVAEPNAGHHLHHHLTVADLAQLQAWNATDQPLAYASLVTAFEQQVRQNPHALAVVAADQALSYAELNQQANQLAHNLRQRGIGAEMLVAVCVERTSDLLVSLLAVLKTGAGYLSLDPSYPEARLNWMLADSQAALLLTQPQFTALFADIQIPVCYTDEQYTSTANLASAIEPSQRAYVLYTSGSTGQPKGVAISHAALSNFLQSMQTQPSLQPTDRLLAVTTVAFDIAGLELYLPLWVGATVVLAPANSAADGLALAELLQSHQITVLQATPSTWRILLATGWHAPTEFKALVGGEALPSDLAEQLLSAGVTLWNLYGPTETTIWSTAAALSQTSVHAGRPIANTEIYILDQALQPVPLGTPGDVYIGGLGLARGYHQRPDLTAERFIPHPWSQQTGARLYQVGDRGRYLPDGSLELLGRSDQQIKLRGHRIELGEIESALRALPSIQQAAVAVWNEQLVAYLVADRHFEPDEVQQQLSQQLPVYMLPRSYQRLDALPLTANGKLDRRSLPAPDQALVPATHGYIAPTTVLQTELCAIWAQVFGLAQVGIHDDFFALGGHSLLATQLIIQIRQRFFVDLPLVQLFNAATVASLATLIEQLQADQGQTAELAALLDELDQLSDDEARARLLADF; the protein is encoded by the coding sequence GTGTTAGAGCATGCGAATCTCCCTCCGGCTACAACGCTGGTGGATGTGCTGCGTTTGAACGCATTGGAAGCGCCTGAACAGCAGGCGTATCGGTTTTTAAATGGCCAATTTGCACCCGAAGATTTAAGCTATGCCGAGATCGATCGGCGGGCGCGGCAGGTGGCGGTTCGTTTGCAAGCACTGAATGCGCAGGGCGAACGGGTTTTATTACTCAATGAACCTGGCCTTGACTATATTGTGAGTTTTTTAGGCTGTTTGTATGCGGGGGCGATTGCTGTACCGTTGTATCCGCCAAAATTGCAACAGCTTGAGCGCCATTTGCCGCGTTTGTTAGCAGTTGTCGCCAACGCTACACCGCGCTTTGCGCTGGTGGATCGGCAGTTTGTGAGCCAAATTGAGCGGTTGCTGGCTGTCGCGCCGCAATTGCAAGCACTCCAATGGCTAACCTGCGATGAAGAAGTTGATGCTGAGGCTTGGGAAGTGCCACAACTTGATCCGCATAGCCTGGCTTTTTTGCAATATACCTCTGGCTCAACTGGCCAACCCAAAGGCGTGATGGTCAGCCATGGTAATTTGCTGGCCAATTTGGCGCAGATTCAGCAACGGTTTGGCCACGATGCGACCAGTCAAGGGGTGATTTGGCTGCCACCTTACCATGACATGGGGCTGATTGGCGGAATTTTGCAGCCGTTGTATAGCCGGTTTCCAGTGGTTTTGATGTCACCTGTAGCCTTTTTGCAGCAACCATGGCGTTGGTTGCAGGCGATCAGTGATTATCGTGCCACAACCAGCGGCGGCCCCAACTTCGCCTATGAGTTGTGTGTGCGCAAAATCACCCCAACCCAACGGGCTACGCTCGATTTGCGTTCGTGGCGGGTGGCTTTCAATGGTGCTGAGCCAATTCGGCCAAACGTTTTGCGTCAATTTGCTGAAACCTTTGCTGAGGTTGGTTTTGATCCAGCGGCATTTTACCCAACCTATGGCATGGCCGAAGCAACCTTGATGGTCAGCGGCGCACATTTGCCCCGTTTGGCTCAGCCTGAGCCAGATTTAATCAGTTGTGGCACGGTAATCGACGAGCATGAGTTGTTAATTGTTGATCCTACGAGTCTAGAGGTTTTGCCTGAAGCTGCGGTTGGCGAAATTTGGCTGCGTGGGACAAGCGTCGCCCACGGCTATTGGGCGAATGCTGAATTGAGCAAGGCAACCTTTGCCGCCCAACCACGTGAGCGCCACGAGCACTTTTTGCGTACTGGCGATTTGGGCTTTTTGCGCAATGGCGAGCTGTATATCAACGGTCGCTTGAACGATCTGATCATCATTCGCGGGCAAAATCATTATGCCCATGATTTAGAATTGAGTGTTGAGCAGGCGCACCCTGCCTTACAACCCCAAGCCTGTGCCGCGTTCAGCCTCGATGTCGCTGGCGTTGAGCAATTGGTGCTAATGCAGGAGTTGCGGCGTGAACAGCGTCAGCATGATCCTGCTCCAATTATCGCCGCCATTCGCCAAAGCTTAGCCCAAACTCATGGCTTGCAAGCCTATGCGATTGTGTTGTTGCGGCCTGGCCAATTGCCACGAACGTCGAGCGGCAAACTTCAGCGCTATCGTTGCCGCGAATTATTCCTCGGCGGCGAATTAACCCCGATTGCCCAAACGATTGTTGCCAGCGTCGATCACGATTCGCTCGATCCACAGCAGATCAAGGGATTGCCAACCGCTGAGCAACCAGCAGCCATCGCCAGCTATTTGCAGCACCAATTCAGCCGCCAGCTTGGTTTTGAAGTTGACGTAACGTTGCCGATCCAGCAGCTTGGGCTTGATTCGCTAGCAGCAATCGACCTGCAATATCAGCTAGAGCAGGATCTTGGGCTAGTCGTCGGTTTTGGGCAACTGTTGGGCCAACAATCGCTGTTGGAGCTTGCCGATGCGCTAGCCCAGCAATTGCACGAACAAACCTTGGTTGTTCCAACAATCGCGCCAAGCGCGGTTTCGTTTGGTGAGCAAGCCTTGTGGGCGCTCGATCGGCTGCATCCCAATAGCACGGCCTATACAATTGCGCGGGCTTGGCGTTTTGAGCAGCCGCTTGATCCAGCGCACTTCGCCGCAACATGGGCAAGCTTGGCCGAGCGTCACGCGGCGCTGCGCACCAATTTTGTCGAGGTTGACGGAGCCGTACAACGAGTGGTGCATTCCACGGTTGAGTCGCTGGTACGGCTGGTTGACGCTAGCGCATGGGATGCCACCCAACTCCACGATTATCTCCAAGCCCAAGCCAAGCAACCCTTTGATTTAGCCAACGATCATTTGGTACAAGTTCAATTGATTGCGCACCCCGCAGGTCAGGTGTTGCTGTTGCTGGCGCAACATACGGTTGTCGATTTGCAATCGTTGGCGGTGTTGCTCCACGAAGCGCAACAGCTGTATCAGGCCTTGGTTGCCCAACGGGCTTGGCAATTGCCGCCTGCTGCTGATTATCGTGAGCATGTCGCTTGGCAACAGGCTTGTCTAGCCAGCCCCGCCGGCCAAGCCGCCCAGCGGTTTTGGCAACAGCAAACTGCTGAGGGCTTGCCAACGCTTGACTTGCCCAGCGATTACCCACGCCATGCTCAGCCCAGCCAGGCTGCAAGCTATCATTATTTGATTGAAAATAATCTGCTGAACAGAATAAATGAACAACCTCAAACCTTGCTTAGCACACTTTTGGCTGGGGTAGCGCTGCTGCTAAACCGTTATAGCCAGCAACGGCAGCTTGTTTTGGCCACCCCAACCTTGGGGCGCAATGCTGCTTCGCGCTCTGGCGTTGGCTACTACGTTAATCCGGTGCTGATTAATTGGCAGTATCAGCCGAATCTCGCGAATACTGAACTGTTGGCCTATACCCAAAACCAAGTCTTGGCGGCCTTTGAGCATCAAGCGTATCCGTTTGATTTGGTTTTGCGTTCGTTGCAGTACGACCGCCACAATCCGCCGATTCGGGTGATGGTGGTGTTACAACAAAGCCCGCTGGGGCAGGCCTTGGAGCTTGGGGGCTTGGCGCTGGGCCGCGAGCAAACCAGCATGCATTTTGCTGATTACCAAGCTCAGATCATTGAGTTAGCGCCCAACGACTTGCAATTTGACATAACCATTACCTTTGCGCCACTAGAACATGGCTTAGGCCTGCGAATCGATTACGATCAAGGCTTATTTGCTGCGGCCACGATTACGCAATGGAACCAGCATCTCAGGCAAACGCTGGAATTTTTGGTGAGCAAGCCGCAACTTGTGGGTGAATTGAGCCTGAGCACGCCAGCCTTAGCGCCTTTGCAAGCCTTTGAAACCGGATGCTTAAGCCAATGGTTTGAAGCGCAAGTTGCCAAAACACCTGACACAATTGCCCTGACCGACGGCCAGCAGCATTGGACCTATCAGCAGCTTAATCAACAAGCCAACCAATTGGCGCACTATTTGCACGATCACGGCATTGGCGCAGGCAGCCTAGTTGGCTTGTATCTCGAACGCTCGGCGTTGGTCGTGGTGAGTATTCTAGCGGTGCTCAAAACCGGGGCGGCCTACCTACCGATCGACCCGATGTATCCGGCTGAGCGGGTGCAATTTATGTTGGCCGATGCTGAGGTGACATTATTATTGGCCGATGCTGGGCTGGCCGAATTTAGCGGCACGCTGATCGATCTCAAGCAGCAAACTTGGCACGATCAACCAACAACCAACCTTGAAATAGCACTTGATCCGGCGCAATTGGCCTATGTAATCTATACCTCTGGCTCGACTGGCCAGCCCAAGGGTAGCCTGTTGAGCCATGCCAATGTGACGCGCTTGTTTCGCAGCAGTCAGCAGCATTTCAATTTCAATGCCAATGATGTGTGGACGCTCTTCCACTCGTATGCTTTTGATTTTTCGGTCTGGGAAATTTGGGGAGCATTGTTGTATGGCGGGCGTTTGGTGGTTGTACCGCAAGTGCTCAGTCGCAATCCCGAAGATTTTTATGCGCTGTTGCAACGCGAACGGGTAACGGTGCTCAACCAAACGCCCTCAGCGTTTCGTCAGTTGATTCAGGTTGATCTGCAACGTCAGGCCAATTTAGCCTTGCGCTGGGTGATTTTTGGTGGCGAGGCTTTGGATGTTGCCACACTCCGGCCTTGGTTTGAGCGCCATGGTGATAGTACACCGTGCTTGGTCAATATGTATGGCATCACCGAAACCACGGTGCATGTGACCTATCGCCCGCTAAGTTTGGCCGATCTTGCGAACTATTCGAGCGTTATTGGTCAGCCCTTGGCCGATTTACAGGCCGTGGTGCTTGATGCCAATTTACAGCCTGTGCCAACTGGGGTTTATGGCGAGTTGTATATCGCTGGGGCTGGTTTGGCAATGGGCTATTTGCGGCGACCTGATCTCACTGCTGAGCGCTTTATGCCGCATCCATGGAGCAACCATGCTGGCCAGCGCTTGTATAAAACTGGCGATCTCGCACGTTGGAATCAGCAAGGCGAGCTGGAATATCGAGGTCGCAGCGATCAGCAAGTCAAAATACGTGGCTTTCGGATCGAATTGGGCGAAATTCAGGCAGCGCTCTTGGCCCATCCAGCGATTTGCGAGGCCGTGGTTGATGTAGCAGAGCTAGAAGTTGCTGCGCCAATTGCCGATGCTCAGCCCAGCCAACCAACGCTCAACGAATTACGCCCATTTATTAAAACTGCCCAGCGCCAAGCCCCAACGCTTGAGCAACGCTTGGTGGCGTATGTTGTGGCGAGCGAGCCAGCGCCGACGATTAGCGCATTGCGCCGATTTTTGCGTCAACGCCTGCCCGATTATATGCTGCCCGCCCATCTGCTTTTGCTTGAACGCTTGCCTCTGACCAGCCATGGCAAACTTGATCGGGCAGCCTTGCCAGCGATTAATCAGCAACGCCCTGAGCTTGAAACGATTTATCGTGCGCCGACCACTATTTTGGAGCAGCAGCTTGCCAGCATTTGGAGCGCCGTTTTGGGTCTGTCAACGATTGGGCTTGATGATAATTTCTTCGATCTTGGTGGTGATTCGATTTTGAGTATCAAACTGCGAGCGCAGGCAGCTGAACAGGGCTTGCACTTCAGTTTACAACAATTGTTTGCCAACCCAACGCTTGCTGAGTTAGCTCCCTTGGTTGAGCAAAGCAGTGATCAAGCTGAACTGACTGCGCCGTTTAGCCTGATCAGTGCCGCTGATCGCCAGTTGCTGCCTGCCGATGTTGAAGATGCCTATCCTTTGGCGCGAATGCAGGCCGGTGTGATTTTTCACTGCCAGCTTGAGCCAAATACGCCGCTGTATCACGATATTTTTATCTATCGCATCCGCGTTGCGTTTGATGCCGCTTTGTTGCGTCAAGCAGTTCAGCAACTGATCGATCGTCATCCTGTGCTGCGAACCTCGTTCCATATGCATGGATTTAGCCAGCCCTTGCAATTGGTACAGCGCCACGTCGCCGCACCGCTCACAATTGAGGATTGGCGCGATTTGGATGAAGCTGCCTATCAAACTCGGCAAGCAGCCTGGATCGAACAGGAGAAACAACGCCATTTCAATTGGCAAACTGCACCATTGATTCGCTTTATTGTGCAACGAGCCAGCGACGATAGCTGTGATTTGGTGTTGAGCTTCCACGACACGATTTTTGATGGCTGGAGCACCGCCTCGCTGCTGACCGAATTGATGTTGCGCTACGATGGACTGCTCAACCAACAACCGCTTGATCCGACTCCGCCGCTCGTGCAGTATCGCGATTTTGTAGCTCAAGAACAGCGGGTGCTCGCCGATCCGCAGGCGCAAGCGTTTTGGCGCGGAGCTTTGGCTGATGCTAGCGATACGCCATTGCCACGCTGGCCGCGTCCTGCCGCAACCAGTGCCGTGCCCGATGTGGCTGTGCTTGATGTGGCTGTGCTTGATGTACCAGTCTCGGCCCAGCTTTCACAGCAATTGCATGAATTGGCTCGCCAAGCGCATGTGCCAGTCAAACATGTCTTGTTAGCGGCGCATATGAAGGTGATCAGCCTTGTAACTGGTCAACGCGAGGTGATCAGCGGCCTCGAGACCAATGGGCGGCTCGAACGCCACGATGGCGAAAAGACCATTGGCGTGCATCTGAATATGCTGCCGTTCCGCCAGCACTTGGCCCCGATGAGCTGGCTGAGCCTGATTCAACAAGTATTTGCGGCTGAATTGGCGCTGATGCCCTATCGCCAAATGCCCTTAGCCGAATTGCAACGCGAACGGCGTGGCCTGCCATGGTTTGAAACGGTCTTCAACTACACCCATTTTCATGTGTTCGAGCAGCTGCAACAGCTCAAACAACTTGAGGTGATCGGCGGACGAGGCTTTGGCCAAACCCACTTTAGCTTGCTCGCTGAGTTGAATCTCAACACCTTCACTGGGCAATTGCAAATCGATTTGGTTGGTAATTTACATGAGCTAACTCCTGAGCAATTAACCTTGATTGGCAATTGCTATGCGCAGGTTTTGGCGGCAATGGTGGCTGAGCCAAACGCAGGCCATCATCTGCATCATCATTTAACTGTGGCTGATTTGGCGCAATTGCAAGCGTGGAATGCAACCGATCAGCCATTGGCCTATGCGTCATTGGTAACAGCTTTTGAACAGCAAGTACGGCAAAACCCACATGCTTTAGCCGTGGTTGCGGCTGATCAAGCGTTGAGCTATGCCGAACTCAATCAACAAGCCAACCAACTAGCGCATAACCTGCGCCAACGTGGCATCGGAGCCGAAATGCTGGTAGCGGTTTGTGTTGAGCGAACCAGCGATTTGTTGGTTAGTTTGTTGGCGGTGCTCAAAACTGGCGCAGGCTATCTGTCGCTGGACCCGAGTTACCCCGAAGCTCGTTTGAATTGGATGCTGGCAGATAGCCAAGCAGCACTTTTGCTGACCCAGCCCCAATTCACAGCGTTATTTGCTGATATTCAAATACCTGTCTGCTATACAGATGAACAATATACTTCAACCGCCAACCTTGCAAGCGCGATTGAGCCAAGCCAACGAGCCTATGTGCTCTATACCTCTGGCTCGACTGGCCAGCCCAAAGGTGTAGCCATTAGCCATGCTGCGCTAAGCAACTTTTTGCAATCGATGCAAACCCAGCCAAGCCTCCAGCCAACTGATCGCTTGTTGGCAGTAACGACAGTGGCCTTTGATATTGCGGGCTTGGAATTGTACTTGCCTTTGTGGGTTGGGGCGACAGTGGTGCTAGCGCCCGCCAATTCTGCTGCCGATGGGCTTGCTTTGGCCGAATTGCTGCAAAGCCATCAAATCACGGTGTTGCAAGCGACTCCTAGCACATGGCGGATTTTATTGGCAACAGGCTGGCATGCCCCAACGGAATTTAAAGCCTTGGTTGGCGGCGAAGCCTTGCCCAGCGATTTGGCCGAGCAATTGCTGAGCGCAGGCGTGACGCTGTGGAATTTGTATGGGCCAACCGAGACCACGATTTGGTCAACCGCCGCAGCGCTCAGCCAAACGTCTGTCCATGCTGGGCGGCCAATTGCCAATACCGAGATTTATATTCTCGATCAGGCTTTGCAGCCTGTGCCACTTGGCACGCCTGGCGATGTCTATATTGGTGGTTTGGGCTTAGCGCGTGGCTATCATCAACGGCCTGATCTTACGGCTGAACGCTTTATTCCGCATCCGTGGAGCCAACAAACTGGTGCTCGCTTGTATCAGGTTGGTGATCGGGGGCGCTATTTGCCTGATGGTTCGCTAGAGCTTTTGGGTCGTAGCGATCAGCAAATCAAGCTGCGCGGCCATCGAATTGAGCTGGGCGAAATTGAAAGCGCCTTGCGAGCGTTGCCGTCTATTCAGCAAGCAGCGGTTGCGGTGTGGAATGAGCAACTAGTGGCCTATCTGGTCGCTGATCGGCATTTTGAGCCTGACGAAGTGCAACAACAACTGAGCCAACAGCTGCCAGTTTATATGTTGCCGCGCAGCTATCAGCGTTTGGATGCGCTGCCGCTGACCGCCAATGGCAAACTTGATCGCCGCAGCTTGCCTGCGCCTGATCAGGCACTCGTACCTGCAACTCACGGCTATATTGCGCCAACGACCGTCTTACAAACGGAATTGTGCGCGATTTGGGCACAGGTGTTTGGGCTTGCACAGGTTGGCATCCACGATGATTTCTTTGCGCTAGGCGGCCACTCGCTGTTAGCAACCCAACTGATTATTCAAATTCGCCAGCGTTTTTTTGTTGATCTGCCGTTGGTGCAGTTGTTTAACGCCGCCACAGTGGCAAGCTTGGCAACCTTGATCGAGCAGTTGCAAGCTGATCAGGGCCAAACTGCTGAACTAGCGGCGTTGCTTGATGAGCTTGATCAATTGAGTGATGACGAGGCGCGTGCCCGTTTGTTGGCTGATTTTTAG
- a CDS encoding ABC transporter substrate-binding protein: protein MFKQRMIALFVVAGLISACGTQTTPTTNPTSPAAPVSSTPTVVAEASALPAATTPATNAPDTSMCVSNYDSATDYFSAKTSPSYAKEWTVEYAKHYKVVTVDLDTDPVKTDFDRYILVQCGTPAPVLEGDLANAMVVTIPITRVWEGGSSTFAAMDALGVVDSLSGVVGSMTGSANEYLPSIAAQVAKASVIKEASYGEDLELIAAGKPDIYLNTNGREWMTNARQVGIPALHYSPFSESPLGSAEQIKFLALFYNLEAKADAIFTPIEREYLALREKAQAATNKPRVLIGNVTQDGRFGTRNLDRLESVLMRDAGGELVLTDTELNLGGGSTGFSSSIDLEKAIEIGANADFWFNLVYVPSDNTASEFIATNPLNASFSALQKGNSFHRFGRAEDYFSNGAVYVDQLLADAVSILHPELLLDHELVFLKRILGE, encoded by the coding sequence ATGTTTAAGCAGCGAATGATCGCCTTATTTGTGGTAGCAGGCTTGATTAGCGCCTGTGGCACTCAAACTACACCAACCACAAATCCAACTAGCCCTGCTGCGCCTGTTAGTAGCACACCAACCGTTGTGGCCGAAGCGAGTGCATTGCCAGCAGCGACAACCCCAGCGACCAACGCACCTGATACAAGTATGTGTGTTAGCAATTACGATAGCGCAACCGATTACTTTAGCGCCAAAACTAGCCCAAGCTATGCCAAAGAGTGGACGGTTGAGTATGCCAAGCATTACAAAGTTGTCACGGTTGATCTCGATACTGACCCAGTTAAAACCGATTTTGATCGCTATATCTTGGTGCAGTGTGGTACACCAGCGCCCGTACTTGAAGGCGATTTAGCCAACGCCATGGTCGTAACCATCCCAATTACCCGAGTGTGGGAAGGTGGTAGCAGCACCTTTGCCGCTATGGATGCCTTGGGTGTGGTCGATAGCTTGAGCGGTGTGGTTGGCTCAATGACTGGGAGTGCCAACGAGTATCTGCCTTCGATTGCAGCCCAAGTTGCCAAAGCTAGTGTGATCAAAGAAGCCAGCTATGGTGAAGATCTTGAATTAATCGCTGCTGGCAAGCCCGATATCTACCTCAACACCAATGGCCGCGAATGGATGACCAACGCTCGCCAAGTAGGTATTCCAGCACTACACTACTCACCATTCTCCGAATCGCCGCTTGGCTCGGCTGAGCAAATCAAATTCTTAGCGTTGTTCTACAACCTCGAAGCCAAAGCTGATGCGATTTTTACGCCGATCGAGCGTGAATATTTAGCATTACGCGAAAAAGCTCAAGCAGCAACCAACAAACCAAGAGTGCTCATTGGTAACGTGACCCAAGATGGTCGCTTTGGCACACGCAACCTTGATCGGTTAGAATCAGTGTTGATGCGTGACGCAGGCGGCGAATTAGTGTTGACTGATACCGAATTGAATCTTGGCGGCGGTAGCACTGGCTTTAGCAGCAGTATCGATCTCGAAAAAGCAATTGAAATTGGAGCAAATGCTGATTTCTGGTTCAACTTGGTTTATGTTCCCAGCGACAATACTGCCAGCGAATTTATTGCCACGAATCCATTAAACGCCAGCTTTAGCGCCTTACAAAAGGGTAATAGTTTCCATCGTTTTGGTCGTGCCGAGGATTACTTTAGCAATGGTGCGGTCTATGTTGATCAACTGCTTGCTGATGCAGTCAGTATATTGCACCCTGAGCTTTTACTCGATCACGAATTAGTCTTTCTCAAACGGATTCTTGGCGAGTAA
- a CDS encoding iron ABC transporter permease, giving the protein MQKQQLRLAQPEPKPAEASPPKSRFANHIAALQTQSQAASRWQPSSKRRNIWLFGLLIALSIVGVLLSLTWSSVDIPLSSVADILLGRPTAQPAWHTIIVDIRLPRIITAILVGMALGLAGLQLQTVFRNPLAEPFTLGVSSGASLGVALVILLAPSTGISFAALGSNVFGNLGTVGSAIVGGLSVLGIMLVVASRVRDMTIILLLGVILSAMTYALVTVLIFFANESQTRAFVEWQLGSFTRVRWGELRYFVPVTLIGALIAGLTTKHLNALLLGEHYAQSSGINVQRARWIIMGSASIMAGTVVAYAGPIGFVGIAIPHLARGLFKTSDHRVLVPATILTGIPFALACGILAEVPSSSLQLPIDAATSLFGAPVAAWVLLRMKRGAWM; this is encoded by the coding sequence ATGCAAAAGCAACAACTCAGATTAGCCCAGCCTGAGCCAAAACCAGCAGAAGCGTCACCGCCAAAAAGTCGTTTTGCCAACCATATTGCAGCTTTGCAAACTCAGTCACAAGCAGCTAGCCGCTGGCAGCCAAGCTCAAAGCGACGCAATATCTGGCTATTCGGGCTGTTAATTGCGCTCAGCATAGTCGGGGTGCTGCTTTCGCTCACCTGGTCGTCGGTCGATATTCCGCTGAGCAGCGTGGCCGATATTCTGCTTGGGCGGCCAACTGCTCAGCCAGCGTGGCACACAATCATTGTTGATATTCGTTTGCCACGCATTATTACCGCGATCTTGGTTGGCATGGCGCTTGGCTTGGCAGGCTTGCAACTGCAAACCGTCTTTCGAAATCCCTTGGCCGAGCCGTTTACCTTAGGCGTTTCATCAGGTGCAAGCCTTGGTGTGGCTTTGGTTATTCTGCTGGCTCCTTCGACTGGCATTAGTTTTGCCGCGCTGGGCAGCAATGTTTTCGGCAATTTAGGCACAGTTGGTAGCGCGATTGTGGGTGGCTTGAGTGTACTAGGCATTATGCTGGTGGTTGCAAGTCGAGTACGCGATATGACGATCATCTTATTGCTAGGCGTGATTCTGAGTGCGATGACCTATGCATTGGTGACCGTGTTAATTTTCTTTGCCAACGAAAGCCAAACCCGCGCCTTTGTCGAATGGCAACTTGGCAGTTTTACGCGGGTACGTTGGGGCGAATTACGCTATTTTGTGCCGGTAACCCTGATCGGAGCCTTAATTGCCGGCCTGACCACCAAACACCTCAATGCGCTGTTGCTTGGCGAGCATTATGCCCAAAGCTCAGGCATCAATGTACAGCGTGCCCGCTGGATTATTATGGGCAGTGCTTCAATTATGGCTGGCACAGTCGTCGCCTACGCTGGGCCAATCGGCTTTGTGGGTATCGCAATCCCACACCTTGCTCGTGGTTTATTCAAAACCTCAGATCATCGGGTGCTCGTGCCTGCAACCATCCTCACCGGAATTCCATTTGCCCTTGCTTGCGGAATTTTGGCCGAAGTGCCGAGCAGCTCACTGCAACTACCAATTGACGCAGCAACCTCGCTGTTTGGCGCACCAGTTGCCGCGTGGGTATTATTGCGCATGAAACGGGGAGCATGGATGTGA